The Catenulispora sp. EB89 genome has a segment encoding these proteins:
- a CDS encoding DUF881 domain-containing protein → MASGRDQLDEPASADGPEPTRRTAPEPAPEPARRRPSRVVWHTGVVLVFALAGALFLTARDTADGQGDIRPDRGAQLSDVIRAQNTHNQQLTEQVAAQRAAQDALTRGQSADARVKAAQAQVDSLSGPVALTPVTGSALTVTLNDAPPNAQPAAGAPAAQPDWLIIHQQDVQAVVNALWAGGATGIQLMDQRLAPTSAVRCVGNTLLLQGRVYSPPYAITAVGDPTKMRAALMAAPAVQTYLEYVNAYGLGWDVKARDRVTLPGYTGPLDVSFASVAP, encoded by the coding sequence ATGGCGTCAGGGCGCGATCAGCTGGACGAACCCGCATCGGCGGACGGCCCGGAGCCGACCCGGCGGACGGCACCGGAGCCCGCCCCGGAACCGGCCCGGCGGCGGCCCTCCCGGGTGGTCTGGCACACCGGTGTGGTGCTGGTGTTCGCCCTCGCCGGGGCGCTGTTCCTGACCGCCCGGGACACCGCCGACGGCCAGGGAGACATCCGGCCGGACCGGGGTGCGCAGCTCTCCGACGTGATCCGTGCCCAGAACACGCACAACCAACAGCTTACCGAGCAGGTGGCGGCGCAGCGCGCGGCGCAGGACGCCCTGACCCGCGGCCAGAGCGCCGACGCCCGGGTGAAGGCGGCGCAGGCCCAGGTCGACTCGCTGTCCGGCCCGGTGGCCCTGACCCCGGTCACCGGCTCGGCCCTGACCGTGACCCTCAACGACGCCCCGCCGAACGCGCAGCCGGCCGCCGGCGCCCCCGCGGCGCAGCCGGACTGGCTGATCATCCACCAGCAGGACGTGCAGGCCGTGGTGAACGCGCTGTGGGCCGGCGGCGCGACCGGGATCCAGCTGATGGACCAGCGCCTGGCGCCGACCTCGGCGGTGCGCTGCGTGGGCAACACGCTGCTGCTCCAGGGCCGCGTCTACTCCCCGCCCTACGCGATCACCGCGGTCGGCGACCCGACGAAGATGCGCGCCGCGCTGATGGCCGCCCCGGCCGTGCAGACCTATCTGGAGTACGTCAACGCCTACGGGCTCGGCTGGGACGTGAAGGCACGCGATCGAGTGACGCTGCCGGGCTATACCGGACCGCTCGACGTGTCGTTCGCCTCCGTGGCGCCCTGA
- a CDS encoding FHA domain-containing protein gives MSQLTLTVIRLAFLVLLWLFVFSAVGVMRSDLYGSRTSKRQQAKAAKAAAAATTQAVATRGGGARAPYQPGARRGGPPMPTRLVVVGGSLAGTTVNITSGQQVTMGRAHDSTIVLDDDYASSRHARLYPDASGQWIVEDLGSTNGTFLGQTKLNAPTVAQIGVPIRIGKTVLELRA, from the coding sequence ATGTCCCAGCTGACCCTCACCGTAATTCGGCTCGCCTTCCTGGTGCTGCTGTGGCTGTTCGTGTTCTCGGCGGTCGGGGTCATGCGCTCCGACCTCTACGGGTCCCGGACGAGCAAGCGCCAGCAGGCCAAGGCGGCCAAGGCCGCGGCCGCGGCCACGACCCAGGCGGTCGCCACCCGCGGCGGCGGCGCCCGCGCGCCCTACCAGCCCGGCGCCCGCCGCGGCGGACCGCCCATGCCCACCCGGCTGGTGGTGGTCGGCGGCTCGCTGGCCGGCACCACCGTCAACATCACCAGCGGCCAGCAGGTGACGATGGGCCGGGCGCACGACTCGACCATCGTGCTGGACGACGACTACGCCTCCAGCCGGCACGCCCGGCTCTATCCGGACGCCTCCGGGCAGTGGATAGTCGAAGACCTCGGCTCCACCAACGGCACCTTCCTCGGGCAGACGAAGCTGAACGCGCCGACCGTGGCACAGATCGGTGTCCCGATCCGCATCGGCAAGACCGTGCTCGAGTTGCGCGCATAG
- a CDS encoding FhaA domain-containing protein, which translates to MGVLQRFERRIEGLVNGAFAKAFKSEVQPVEIASALQRECDDRAAIVSQGRTMVPNDFTVELGGVDYERLATYAGPLGAELAELVREYGAEQRYMFVGPVEVKFARAADLDTGMFRIQSQALAGVVPVSQMQGEPQGYDPYGQPPPYQGGPQGPQGPGGPQGPGGPQGPGGLQPVPPPNPVPQPAPWGAPQPPPQGQGGPQPGWGAPPPGGQGGYDQGGYDPYGQPPPQQAGWGPPGGQQQQYAPPPQSQTQCWVEINGARHMLTKPVTTMGRGTDVDLRVDDPSVSRRHAEIRIGTPSYVSDLGSTNGIVVDNQHVTQAPLRDGSVIHLGTTTIIFRQQG; encoded by the coding sequence GTGGGAGTCCTACAGCGGTTCGAGCGACGCATCGAAGGGTTGGTCAACGGCGCCTTCGCCAAGGCATTCAAGTCCGAGGTCCAGCCGGTCGAGATCGCGTCCGCGCTGCAGCGCGAGTGCGATGACCGGGCGGCCATAGTCAGCCAGGGACGCACCATGGTGCCCAACGACTTCACGGTCGAGCTGGGCGGCGTGGACTACGAACGGCTGGCGACCTACGCCGGTCCCCTGGGCGCCGAACTCGCCGAACTCGTCCGTGAGTACGGCGCGGAACAGCGCTATATGTTCGTCGGACCAGTCGAGGTGAAGTTCGCGCGCGCGGCCGATCTCGACACGGGGATGTTCCGGATCCAAAGTCAGGCGTTGGCAGGAGTGGTGCCCGTGTCTCAGATGCAAGGCGAGCCCCAGGGCTATGACCCCTACGGCCAGCCTCCCCCATACCAAGGCGGCCCCCAGGGCCCGCAGGGCCCCGGTGGACCCCAGGGCCCGGGCGGCCCGCAGGGTCCCGGCGGACTGCAGCCCGTGCCGCCGCCGAACCCGGTGCCGCAGCCCGCGCCGTGGGGTGCCCCGCAGCCGCCCCCGCAGGGGCAGGGCGGTCCCCAGCCCGGCTGGGGCGCTCCGCCTCCCGGCGGCCAGGGCGGCTACGACCAGGGCGGGTACGACCCGTACGGCCAGCCGCCGCCGCAGCAGGCCGGCTGGGGCCCGCCCGGCGGGCAGCAGCAGCAGTACGCGCCGCCGCCGCAGTCCCAGACCCAGTGCTGGGTGGAGATCAACGGCGCGCGGCACATGCTGACCAAGCCGGTCACCACCATGGGCCGCGGGACCGACGTCGACCTGCGGGTGGACGACCCGTCGGTGTCGCGCCGGCACGCCGAGATCCGGATCGGGACGCCCTCGTACGTCTCGGACCTGGGCTCGACCAACGGCATCGTGGTGGACAACCAGCACGTCACCCAGGCCCCCCTGCGCGACGGCTCGGTCATCCACCTGGGCACGACCACCATCATCTTCAGGCAACAGGGCTAG
- a CDS encoding peptidylprolyl isomerase, with product MAENLYATIKTNHGEIVVRLLPDFAPKTVANFVGLAEGTREWTHPETNVKSTTPLYDGTVFHRIIPQFMIQGGDPLGQGFGGPGYVFDDEPHPDQTFNDRDYLLAMANAGIRNGKGTNGSQFFITVPTPRRPTHLNGKHTIFGEVVDADSRKVVDEIAAVPTGAQDRPLKPVVIESITIERREG from the coding sequence GTGGCCGAGAACCTGTACGCCACCATCAAGACCAACCACGGCGAGATCGTCGTGCGGTTGCTTCCGGACTTTGCGCCGAAGACCGTCGCCAACTTCGTGGGTCTGGCGGAGGGGACCCGGGAGTGGACGCACCCCGAGACCAATGTGAAGTCGACGACGCCGCTGTACGACGGCACGGTCTTCCACCGGATCATCCCGCAGTTCATGATCCAGGGCGGCGACCCGCTGGGCCAGGGCTTCGGCGGCCCCGGCTACGTCTTCGACGACGAGCCGCACCCGGACCAGACCTTCAACGACCGCGACTACCTGCTGGCGATGGCCAACGCGGGGATCCGCAACGGCAAGGGCACCAACGGCTCGCAGTTCTTCATCACCGTGCCGACCCCGCGCCGTCCGACCCACCTGAACGGCAAGCACACCATCTTCGGCGAGGTCGTGGACGCCGACAGCCGCAAGGTCGTGGACGAGATCGCGGCGGTGCCGACCGGCGCGCAGGACCGGCCGCTGAAGCCGGTGGTGATCGAGAGCATCACGATCGAGCGCCGCGAAGGCTGA
- the pknB gene encoding Stk1 family PASTA domain-containing Ser/Thr kinase: MSGTYPGAEQPRRLGGRYELGSVLGRGGMAEVFMARDTRLGRTVAVKTLRADLSRDPTFQARFRREAQSAASLNHPAIVAIYDTGEDFENGVSVPYIVMEYADGSTLRDLLHSGRRLLPERALEITAGVLQALDYSHRNGIIHRDIKPANIMLTRSGTVKVMDFGIARAMADNGMTMTQTAAVIGTAQYLSPEQAKGETVDARSDLYSTGCLMFELLTGRPPFVGDSPVAVAYQHVREEPQPPSSYDPEISPAIDAVVLKSLAKTADARYQSATEMRADIERVLDGRPTEAQTAVLGPANMPTQRLDPRQVGAAAAVGQTRAMPAVEVPTGYQPAATPGYDDEYGNGPGGRPPAGPPRRPEPRRPPEPEKSGKTGYIILAIAGIAAVIAAILLAKSLLKSGGNSDSKAVPDFGVGANSVQQAQSILAKPENAGWTLTGDGTACPGNIDMHSSPKGTIIAQNPTANGNFMKPQPITYCLSLGPQLGKVPATATLNGWTEATLKAYLTGAHFDLTNAVTSTAPDPTVPKGNILHVIDANNNSAVIDGTQQDTSKVQIGWVISSGKATIPLTAGNLVGQPYGSVVSQITAQGFTNVKPTQDSSAGTVGTGNVTRINVPDGQYPKDTPIVVYYAPAPPPTTPPSTQQQTCDPTDPSCQQGGPTTTTSGPGNPSQTNSNNPACILDPQLCPSSPTSTKKGGGGN; the protein is encoded by the coding sequence ATGTCCGGAACCTACCCCGGGGCGGAACAGCCGCGGCGGCTCGGCGGCAGGTACGAGCTGGGCTCCGTGCTGGGTCGAGGCGGGATGGCCGAGGTCTTCATGGCCCGCGACACCCGGCTGGGCCGCACGGTGGCCGTGAAGACGCTGCGTGCCGACCTGTCGCGGGACCCCACGTTCCAGGCGCGGTTCCGCCGCGAGGCGCAGTCCGCGGCGTCCCTGAACCACCCGGCGATCGTGGCGATCTACGACACCGGCGAGGACTTCGAGAACGGAGTCTCGGTTCCCTACATCGTGATGGAGTACGCCGACGGCTCCACGCTGCGCGACCTGCTGCACTCCGGCCGCCGGCTGCTGCCCGAGCGGGCCCTGGAGATCACCGCCGGCGTGCTGCAGGCCCTGGACTACTCGCACCGCAACGGCATCATCCACCGGGACATCAAGCCGGCGAACATCATGCTGACCCGGTCCGGCACCGTGAAGGTGATGGACTTCGGCATCGCCCGCGCCATGGCCGACAACGGCATGACGATGACGCAGACCGCGGCGGTCATCGGCACCGCGCAGTACCTGTCGCCGGAGCAGGCCAAGGGCGAGACCGTGGACGCCCGCAGCGACCTGTACTCCACCGGCTGCCTGATGTTCGAGCTGCTCACCGGCCGGCCGCCGTTCGTCGGCGACTCCCCGGTGGCCGTGGCCTACCAGCACGTGCGCGAGGAGCCGCAGCCGCCGTCCTCCTACGACCCGGAGATCAGCCCGGCGATCGACGCGGTGGTGCTGAAGTCGCTGGCCAAGACCGCCGACGCGCGCTACCAGTCGGCCACCGAGATGCGCGCGGACATCGAGCGGGTGCTGGACGGCCGGCCCACCGAGGCGCAGACCGCGGTGCTGGGGCCGGCGAACATGCCGACCCAGCGGCTCGACCCCCGCCAGGTGGGCGCGGCGGCCGCGGTCGGCCAGACCCGGGCGATGCCCGCGGTCGAGGTGCCGACCGGCTACCAGCCCGCGGCGACGCCCGGGTACGACGACGAGTACGGGAACGGTCCCGGAGGACGGCCGCCAGCCGGCCCGCCGCGCCGCCCCGAGCCGCGCCGTCCTCCGGAGCCGGAGAAGAGCGGCAAGACCGGGTACATCATCCTGGCCATCGCCGGCATCGCCGCGGTCATCGCGGCGATCCTGCTGGCGAAGTCACTCCTGAAGTCCGGCGGCAACAGCGACTCCAAGGCGGTACCGGACTTCGGTGTCGGGGCGAACAGCGTCCAGCAGGCTCAGTCGATCCTGGCCAAGCCGGAGAACGCCGGCTGGACCCTGACCGGCGACGGCACGGCCTGCCCCGGCAACATCGACATGCACTCGTCCCCGAAGGGGACGATCATCGCCCAGAACCCGACGGCCAACGGCAACTTCATGAAGCCCCAGCCGATCACCTACTGCCTGTCGCTCGGCCCGCAGCTGGGCAAGGTGCCGGCCACGGCCACCCTCAACGGGTGGACCGAGGCCACCCTGAAGGCGTACCTGACCGGTGCCCACTTCGATCTGACCAACGCGGTGACGTCGACGGCGCCGGACCCGACGGTGCCGAAGGGCAACATCCTCCACGTGATCGACGCCAACAACAACAGCGCGGTCATCGACGGTACCCAGCAGGACACGAGCAAGGTCCAGATCGGCTGGGTCATCTCCTCCGGCAAGGCCACGATCCCGCTCACCGCCGGGAACCTCGTCGGCCAGCCGTACGGCAGCGTCGTGTCGCAGATCACGGCCCAGGGCTTCACCAACGTCAAACCGACGCAGGACAGCTCGGCCGGCACCGTGGGGACCGGCAACGTGACCCGGATCAACGTGCCGGACGGCCAGTACCCCAAGGACACGCCGATCGTGGTCTACTACGCGCCGGCGCCGCCCCCGACCACGCCGCCGAGCACCCAGCAGCAGACCTGCGACCCGACGGACCCGAGTTGTCAGCAGGGCGGTCCCACGACGACGACGTCCGGGCCGGGAAACCCGAGCCAGACCAACTCGAACAACCCGGCCTGCATCCTGGACCCGCAGCTGTGCCCGAGCAGCCCGACGTCGACCAAGAAGGGCGGCGGCGGTAACTAG
- a CDS encoding peptidoglycan D,D-transpeptidase FtsI family protein, with amino-acid sequence MNQPIRRVALFCFLLIASLLVSSNYLQVVNADSYKARNGNQRNILDAFAYPRGQILTADGTVIAESVPSGGISYKYQRTYPLKSDYANITGWKSIGYGATDIESSLDKFLQGTDSSESVANFMDTLTGKSKKGGDVQLTLQNSVQQAAIAGLKGKQGSVVALDPTTGAILAMYSSPSFDPNGIASNDGDTSSAAGKVLENDKTKPNLNHAIQENYPPGSVFKLVTAAAALDSGKYQETTPTGADANGFSVPGSGYTLTNENQESCPGTDLKTALAQSCNSVYGYVGAQLGPQIMSTYASKFGFNDPSLKIPLSVAQSSFPSPTAIGNNQLALAQDSIGQGDTQVTPLQAAMIAASVANGGAIMQPYLVDKETAPNGHVTYKGSDHQHVLSQAMSPATAGTLDDMMQNVVANGTAKTAAVSGVQMGAKTGTAQRAAGQNPLAWFVCYGTANGKKVAVAVMVETNNPSIRGDISGVGFAGPTADAVLKAALGVS; translated from the coding sequence GTGAACCAGCCGATCAGGCGGGTGGCCCTGTTCTGCTTCCTGCTCATCGCCAGCCTGCTCGTCAGCTCCAACTATCTGCAGGTGGTCAACGCCGACAGCTACAAGGCGCGCAACGGCAACCAGCGCAACATCCTGGACGCCTTCGCGTATCCGCGCGGCCAGATCCTCACCGCCGACGGAACCGTCATCGCCGAATCAGTGCCCTCCGGCGGGATCTCGTACAAGTACCAGCGCACGTACCCGCTGAAGTCGGACTACGCCAACATCACCGGCTGGAAGTCGATCGGCTACGGCGCCACCGACATAGAGTCGTCCCTCGACAAGTTCCTGCAGGGCACGGACAGTTCCGAGTCCGTGGCGAACTTCATGGACACGCTGACCGGCAAGTCCAAGAAGGGCGGCGACGTCCAGCTGACGCTGCAGAACTCGGTGCAGCAGGCGGCGATCGCCGGACTGAAGGGCAAGCAGGGTTCGGTGGTGGCCCTGGACCCGACCACCGGTGCCATCCTGGCGATGTACTCCTCGCCGAGCTTCGACCCGAACGGGATAGCGTCCAACGACGGCGACACCTCCAGCGCGGCGGGCAAGGTGCTGGAGAACGACAAGACCAAGCCGAACCTGAACCACGCGATCCAGGAGAACTACCCGCCCGGCTCGGTCTTCAAGCTGGTCACCGCGGCCGCCGCGCTGGACTCCGGCAAGTACCAGGAGACCACCCCGACCGGCGCGGACGCCAACGGTTTCTCCGTCCCGGGTTCCGGCTACACCCTGACGAACGAGAACCAGGAGTCCTGCCCGGGGACCGACCTGAAGACGGCGCTGGCCCAGTCCTGCAACTCCGTCTACGGCTACGTCGGTGCCCAGCTCGGCCCCCAGATCATGTCCACCTACGCCTCGAAGTTCGGGTTCAACGACCCGAGCCTGAAGATCCCGCTGTCGGTGGCCCAGTCGAGCTTCCCGTCGCCGACCGCCATCGGCAACAACCAGCTGGCGCTGGCCCAGGACTCCATCGGCCAGGGCGACACCCAGGTGACCCCGCTGCAGGCGGCGATGATCGCGGCCTCGGTGGCCAACGGCGGCGCCATCATGCAGCCCTACCTGGTGGACAAGGAGACCGCGCCCAACGGGCACGTCACCTACAAGGGGTCGGACCACCAGCACGTGCTCAGCCAGGCGATGAGCCCGGCGACCGCGGGCACCCTCGACGACATGATGCAGAACGTGGTCGCGAACGGCACCGCCAAGACCGCCGCCGTGTCCGGCGTCCAGATGGGCGCCAAGACCGGTACCGCGCAGCGGGCCGCGGGCCAGAACCCGCTGGCCTGGTTCGTCTGCTACGGCACGGCCAACGGCAAGAAGGTCGCGGTCGCGGTGATGGTCGAGACCAACAACCCCAGCATCCGCGGCGACATCAGCGGTGTCGGGTTCGCCGGCCCGACGGCCGACGCGGTACTGAAGGCGGCACTGGGAGTGAGCTGA
- the crgA gene encoding cell division protein CrgA: MPESKVRKKAAYTPPPDKRQPIKLDTGNRVVLPLMVGCFVLGLLWIVVYYLSNMTYPVSALHGWNMAVGFGLIITGFIASMKWK; encoded by the coding sequence GTGCCCGAGTCGAAGGTCCGCAAGAAGGCCGCGTACACCCCGCCGCCGGACAAGAGGCAGCCGATCAAGCTGGACACCGGGAACCGGGTGGTGCTGCCGCTGATGGTCGGGTGCTTCGTGCTCGGCCTGCTGTGGATAGTGGTGTACTACCTGTCGAACATGACGTACCCGGTCTCCGCGCTGCACGGCTGGAACATGGCCGTCGGCTTCGGGTTGATCATCACCGGCTTCATCGCGTCCATGAAGTGGAAGTAG
- a CDS encoding aminodeoxychorismate/anthranilate synthase component II, whose amino-acid sequence MAARILVVDNYDSFVYNLVQYLYQLGAECEVVRNDAIGVEAAHDYDGVLLSPGPGVPEEAGVCIKMVGYAEEHRIPVFGVCLGLQSIAVAHGAVVGRAPELLHGKTSTVTHDGLGVFQGLADPFTATRYHSLAVEPGTLPEDLLVTARTDSGVIMGIRHRELPVEAVQFHPESVLTEGGHRMLANWLTVCGDAGAVERSAGLAPVVIGAAN is encoded by the coding sequence ATGGCAGCGCGGATCCTGGTCGTCGACAACTACGACAGCTTCGTCTACAACCTCGTTCAGTACCTGTACCAGCTCGGCGCGGAGTGCGAGGTGGTGCGCAACGACGCGATCGGCGTCGAGGCGGCGCACGACTACGACGGCGTCCTGCTCTCTCCCGGCCCCGGCGTCCCCGAGGAAGCCGGCGTCTGCATCAAGATGGTCGGCTATGCCGAGGAGCACCGGATCCCGGTCTTCGGCGTCTGCCTGGGCCTGCAGTCGATCGCGGTCGCGCACGGCGCCGTGGTCGGCCGCGCCCCGGAGCTGCTGCACGGCAAGACCAGCACGGTCACCCACGACGGCCTGGGCGTCTTCCAGGGCCTGGCGGACCCGTTCACGGCCACGCGCTACCACTCGCTGGCCGTGGAGCCCGGGACGCTGCCCGAGGACCTGCTCGTCACCGCGCGCACGGACTCCGGCGTCATCATGGGCATCCGCCACCGCGAACTCCCGGTGGAGGCCGTGCAGTTCCACCCCGAGTCGGTCCTGACCGAGGGCGGCCACCGGATGCTGGCGAACTGGCTGACCGTGTGCGGCGACGCCGGGGCAGTGGAACGCTCCGCAGGCCTGGCGCCGGTGGTGATCGGCGCGGCCAACTGA
- a CDS encoding TadE family type IV pilus minor pilin yields MHRRRRQDAGYATVEAALAIPSLVLFTMALAGVLTGLATQIRCLDAARLGARAAARGESAAEVEAAVGRAVPGASVRIGTEDGLIRVTVTAPVADVPLLRAFTAHADAYEADEATDEAPVESEDTGADPNP; encoded by the coding sequence ATGCACCGGCGAAGACGCCAGGACGCCGGCTACGCCACGGTCGAAGCAGCGCTGGCCATCCCAAGCTTGGTGCTGTTCACGATGGCGTTGGCCGGGGTCCTGACCGGGCTGGCGACGCAGATCCGCTGCCTCGACGCCGCCCGCCTCGGAGCCCGAGCGGCAGCGCGCGGCGAGTCGGCGGCGGAGGTCGAGGCGGCTGTCGGCCGCGCCGTGCCGGGTGCTTCGGTGCGCATCGGCACCGAGGACGGCCTGATCCGGGTCACGGTCACGGCGCCGGTGGCCGATGTGCCGCTGCTGCGAGCGTTCACGGCGCACGCCGATGCCTACGAGGCCGACGAGGCCACTGACGAAGCCCCTGTGGAAAGTGAGGACACCGGTGCCGACCCGAACCCGTGA
- a CDS encoding recombinase family protein: MSPQVASVGNTCRESTSMNGRAGSFRHVLIGYARVSTPDQNPVHQADALLRAGVAPENIHLDVASGAKSSRPKLDLVLQLLREGDTLKVTRLDRLSRSVLHLITLGAELRGRGVGLHVIEQGIDTGTAEGRAMFGMLSVLAELQRELIVANTNDGLAAARARGRVGGRRPRLTPDQASVVQQLYDAREKTVQQIADLFGVPRSTVYGHLDRATTVPRQPKGV, encoded by the coding sequence ATGTCGCCGCAGGTCGCGAGTGTCGGCAACACGTGCCGCGAATCAACGTCGATGAACGGTCGGGCGGGTAGTTTTCGGCACGTGCTCATCGGTTACGCGCGGGTCTCGACTCCAGATCAGAATCCGGTCCACCAGGCGGACGCCCTGCTGCGAGCCGGTGTGGCGCCGGAGAACATCCATTTGGATGTCGCGAGCGGTGCGAAGTCGTCGCGGCCGAAGCTGGATTTGGTTCTTCAGCTGCTGCGCGAAGGCGACACCTTGAAGGTCACCCGGCTGGATCGGTTGTCCCGATCGGTTCTGCACCTGATCACTCTCGGTGCGGAGCTGCGTGGGCGCGGTGTCGGGCTGCACGTGATCGAGCAGGGCATCGATACTGGGACGGCCGAGGGCCGCGCGATGTTCGGGATGCTGTCCGTCCTGGCCGAGCTGCAGCGCGAGCTGATCGTCGCCAACACCAACGATGGGCTGGCCGCCGCGCGGGCTCGCGGCCGCGTCGGGGGCCGGCGACCCCGGCTCACCCCCGACCAGGCCTCGGTTGTCCAGCAGCTCTACGACGCCCGGGAGAAGACCGTTCAGCAGATTGCAGACCTCTTCGGCGTTCCCCGCTCGACCGTATACGGCCACCTCGACCGCGCCACGACTGTCCCACGGCAGCCAAAGGGCGTCTGA
- a CDS encoding rhomboid family intramembrane serine protease, with product MPPGSPGSPPVPATDLPACYRHPEREAQIRCTRCERRICPECMVPASVGFQCPDCVRGGNQQVPKARTPFGAVLRPRVVPVVTYSLIALNFVMFGLQHIVGTSQVGAAGGGVFQVNTLDMRLELIAKGTWVDGQPIGVANGEWYRLVTSMFLHANLVHIASNMISLFFIGPMLEAMLGKLRFVLVYLIGGLAGAVTSYWFMTPLSPASLGASGAISAVFGCLVVIGLRRKILDPGMIVVVLVINIVIPLQNTNIDWRDHVGGVVAGALIGAVYAFAPELIRALGKARAPREQQVRLLNGLGFGTMALVLALAIAGTAVHTAHLNDPANRTRTVDGAPYTPGPTSVVTDVPDSYPQASGTYPHWG from the coding sequence ATGCCGCCAGGCAGCCCAGGCAGCCCTCCCGTGCCGGCCACCGACCTCCCGGCCTGCTACCGGCATCCGGAGCGGGAGGCGCAGATCCGCTGCACCCGCTGCGAGCGCCGCATCTGCCCGGAGTGCATGGTCCCCGCCTCGGTCGGCTTCCAGTGCCCGGACTGCGTGCGCGGCGGCAACCAGCAGGTGCCCAAGGCCCGGACCCCGTTCGGCGCGGTGCTGCGGCCCCGGGTGGTCCCGGTGGTCACCTACAGCCTGATCGCGCTGAACTTCGTGATGTTCGGCCTGCAGCACATCGTCGGTACCTCGCAGGTCGGCGCGGCCGGCGGCGGGGTGTTCCAGGTGAACACCCTGGACATGCGGCTGGAGCTGATCGCCAAGGGCACGTGGGTGGACGGCCAGCCGATAGGCGTGGCGAACGGCGAGTGGTACCGCCTGGTCACCTCGATGTTCCTGCACGCGAACCTGGTGCACATCGCCTCGAACATGATCTCGCTGTTCTTCATCGGCCCGATGCTCGAGGCGATGCTGGGCAAGCTGCGGTTCGTGCTGGTCTACCTGATCGGCGGGCTGGCCGGGGCGGTGACGTCCTACTGGTTCATGACCCCGCTGAGCCCGGCGAGCCTGGGCGCCTCCGGCGCGATCTCCGCGGTGTTCGGCTGTCTGGTGGTGATCGGGCTGCGGCGCAAGATCCTGGACCCCGGGATGATCGTCGTGGTCCTGGTGATCAACATCGTGATCCCGCTGCAGAACACCAACATCGACTGGCGCGACCACGTCGGCGGCGTGGTGGCCGGGGCGCTGATCGGCGCGGTCTACGCCTTCGCCCCGGAGCTCATCCGCGCCCTCGGCAAGGCCAGGGCGCCCCGTGAGCAGCAGGTGCGGCTGCTCAACGGGCTCGGCTTCGGCACCATGGCGCTGGTGCTGGCCCTGGCGATCGCCGGGACGGCCGTGCACACCGCACACCTGAACGACCCGGCGAACCGTACGCGCACTGTTGACGGCGCGCCGTACACACCCGGCCCGACCAGCGTCGTCACCGACGTTCCAGATAGTTATCCACAGGCATCCGGTACTTATCCACACTGGGGATAA
- a CDS encoding DUF4244 domain-containing protein: MRLIRRRRHRDRGMSTVEYTLGTLAACAFAVILYKVITSPAVENGLTAVLRKALNTAF, translated from the coding sequence ATGAGACTCATCCGCCGCCGACGGCACCGCGACCGGGGCATGTCGACCGTCGAGTACACGCTCGGCACGCTCGCGGCGTGCGCCTTCGCAGTGATCTTGTACAAGGTGATCACGAGCCCGGCAGTGGAGAACGGCCTCACGGCGGTTCTGCGCAAGGCACTCAACACAGCGTTCTGA
- a CDS encoding class E sortase yields the protein MWAERARTAIRSVGEILITLGVVLFLFCAYQLFYTNVIADEAMRSEVSDLHKLWAAQPPTPRSAGSATPAGLGPFDTADSRGTSGAAFAILHIPRLGDKSIPVLQGTSLDLLGRGVGHYKDSALPGRVGNFAVAGHRKTHGEPFRYLDEMRAGDLIVVETADTWYTYREDRDPFIVDPTDLAVVAPVPDHPGETPSQKLITLTTCNPWWASTQRMIVTGTLIAQQPRSAGEPPALTVNTPKFQ from the coding sequence ATGTGGGCAGAGCGTGCACGAACGGCGATCCGATCCGTCGGTGAGATCCTGATCACGCTGGGCGTCGTACTCTTCCTGTTCTGCGCCTACCAGCTCTTCTACACCAACGTGATCGCCGACGAGGCGATGAGGTCCGAGGTCTCGGACCTGCACAAGCTCTGGGCCGCGCAGCCGCCGACGCCGCGCTCGGCCGGCTCCGCAACCCCGGCCGGCCTCGGGCCCTTCGACACCGCCGACAGCCGCGGCACCTCCGGCGCGGCCTTCGCGATCCTGCACATCCCCCGGCTCGGCGACAAGTCGATCCCGGTCCTGCAGGGCACCTCCCTGGACCTGCTGGGCCGCGGCGTCGGCCACTACAAGGACTCCGCGCTGCCCGGACGCGTCGGCAACTTCGCGGTCGCCGGCCACCGCAAGACGCACGGCGAGCCGTTCCGCTACCTCGACGAGATGCGCGCCGGCGACCTGATCGTGGTGGAGACCGCGGACACCTGGTACACCTACCGCGAGGACCGCGACCCGTTCATCGTCGACCCGACCGACCTGGCCGTGGTCGCGCCGGTCCCCGACCACCCGGGCGAGACGCCGTCGCAGAAGCTGATCACCCTGACCACCTGCAACCCGTGGTGGGCCTCCACGCAGCGCATGATCGTCACCGGCACGCTGATCGCCCAGCAGCCGCGGTCCGCGGGGGAGCCCCCGGCATTGACCGTGAACACCCCCAAGTTCCAATAG